In Diorhabda carinulata isolate Delta chromosome 6, icDioCari1.1, whole genome shotgun sequence, a single genomic region encodes these proteins:
- the LOC130895436 gene encoding polygalacturonase-like isoform X1, with the protein MRQFIILIVLLSSTIPFVYSSVTDDCTITKFSQVNTVLSSCKNIIISNLLVPGGEQLLLNLQNGSTLTFEGVTKFEVFHWEGPLVKVVGDNVTVEGAPGSILNAQGEKYWDGQGGAGGVTKPRFFYIQTTGGSVFRNIYLLNCPLFCLIIAAQDISVTGWVLDSVAGDKDLIALNTDGIGISTNSNNVLVENCTVLNQDDCIVVNAGNNIRFRNVHCYGSHGLSFAVGFGSQKYNNSVANVTFEDSFLANGLYGIHFKVSPNGNEGHLQNIVFRNIRLSGIQEDGIYIQQDYGDIGNLGSNMKIHNLTIENVYGSVQGELTRPIHIFCGNHSTCYDWKFSGINIIGGGPSYCNYEPEGFSCN; encoded by the exons ATGAGGCAGTTCATAATATTGATTGTGTTATTGTCAAGTACGATCCCCTTTGTATACTCTTCCGTTACTGATGACTGTACTATAACAAAATTCTCTCAAGTTAACACTGTTCTGAGTAGCTGtaagaatataattatttcaaatctcCTTGTGCCTGGCGGAGAACAGCTTTTACTCAATTTACAAAATGGATCCACTCTAACATTTGAAGGTGTCACAAAATTTGAAGTATTTCACTGGGAAGGACCTCTGGTGAAGGTTGTAGGCGATAATGTAACGGTGGAAGGAGCTCCAg GTTCCATATTAAATGCTCAAGGGGAAAAATACTGGGATGGTCAAGGAGGTGCAGGAGGTGTAACAAAACCTAGGTTCTTTTATATACAAACTACTGGAGGATCAGTATTcaggaatatttatttattaaattgtcCACTTTTTTGTCTCATCATTGCAGCTCAGGATATATCAGTTACTGGCTGGGTCCTTGACAGTGTCGCTGGCGATAAG GATCTTATAGCTTTGAACACGGATGGTATTGGGATATCAACCAACTCCAACAACGTTTTAGTAGAAAATTGCACAGTTTTAAATCAAGATGATTGTATTGTCGTTAATGCAGGTAACAATATAAGATTCAGAAATGTGCACTGTTATGGATCACACGGCTTGAGTTTCGCAGTAGGATTTGGTAGccagaaatataataattctgTCGCTAATGTAACATTCGAAGATTCTTTTTTGGCAAATGGACTCTATGGAATCCACTTCAAAGTATCTCCTAATGGAAACGAAGGTCATctccaaaatattgttttccgTAATATAAGATTATCAG GTATTCAAGAAGATGGGATTTATATCCAGCAAGATTATGGTGACATCGGAAATTTGGGAAGTAATAtgaaaatacataatttgaCTATAGAAAATGTATATGGATCTGTCCAAGGGGAGTTAACAAGAcccattcatattttttgtggtAATCACAGTACGTGTTACGATTGGAAATTTTCTGGAATAAATATTATAGGAGGAGGACCCAGCTATTGTAATTATGAACCAGAAGGGTTCTCGTGTAACTAG
- the LOC130895438 gene encoding snRNA-activating protein complex subunit 3: MEKVYDVKGFRATENFSTAEYFKKFGKVCPAEKTTTIGKFFELMGNIDLSQFGIDFTQLEIMCDVENLRLPNEPVHMPIDIPEKLCTQTKLPDIFPINKEARHLNMIRTKEALDSIRTAPDFKFGGKRYIRANVAETRNTDDNQDICPGDDFIYSIIIYKPCSIYRGPKNSGEKLRFGFEIEALGRNVLSDVIDIIDCESNFRVVKEVENTNAEVSDFKDAKKKYPSQTVFIDGVFYNDTRILEAIDLSPKIIKWAKEKDIGNFTTAKMQEVTLSSLKPRFGYPYVYIHQGDCEHIFVFSDARLIQTEDCLTSNKYPKITSFSRTVNIMCFICGSRPSMWMVNKCQLFPQEKIFTCTECCDSYLYLNNNKVTDFKLFPFFQQK; this comes from the exons ATGGAAAAAGTCTATGATGTTAAAGGATTCCGTGCTACTGAAAATTTCTCCACTGCAGAGTACTTCAAAAAATTTGGTAAAGTGTGTCCAGCAGAGAAAACAACAACGATTGGAAAATTCTTTGAGTTAATGGGTAATATTGATTTAAGTCAATTTGGAATTGACTTCACTCAACTAGAAATAATGTGCGA tgTTGAAAATCTTAGATTGCCAAACGAACCTGTACATATGCCAATTGATATTCCAGAAAAATTATGCACTCAAACAAAATTACCAGATATTTTTCCTATAAATAAAGAAGCAAGACATTTGAATATGATAAGAACAAAAGAGGCTTTAGACTCAATAAGAACTGCTCCAGATTTCAAATTTGGAGGTAAAAGATATATAAGAGCAAATGTA gCTGAAACGAGGAACACAGATGATAATCAAGATATTTGTCCCggtgatgattttatttattcaattataatttacaaGCCTTGTAGTATATATCGAGGTCCGAAAAATTCAGGAGAAAAGTTGAGATTTGGATTCGAAATTGAAGCACTGGGAAGAAATGTTTTATCAGATGTGATTGATATAATTGACTGTGAAAGTAATTTTAGGGTTGTTAAAGAAGTAGAAAATACTAACGCAGAGGTATCAGATTTTAAGGATGCTAAG aaaaaatatccTTCACAAACTGTCTTTATCGACGGAGTATTTTACAATGATACTAGAATTCTAGAAGCTATTGACTTGtcaccaaaaattataaaatgggcCAAGGAAAAAGATATCGGAAATTTTACCACTGCCAAAATGCAGGAG GTGACTCTTTCATCATTGAAACCACGTTTCGGTTATCCATACGTCTATATCCATCAAGGTGATTGTGagcatattttcgtatttaGCGATGCTCGATTAATACAAACAGAAGATTGTCTCACAAGtaacaaatatccaaaaatcACTTCCTTCAGTAGAACAGTCAACATTATGTGCTTCATTTGTGGATCAAGACCATCTATGTGGATGGTTAATAAATGCCAATTATTTccacaagaaaaaattttcacctGTACAGAATGCTGtgattcatatttatatttaaataataataaggttACAGATTTTAAgctatttccattttttcaacaaaaatga
- the LOC130895436 gene encoding polygalacturonase-like isoform X2 has product MRQFIILIVLLSSTIPFVYSSVTDDCTITKFSQVNTVLSSCKNIIISNLLVPGGEQLLLNLQNGSTLTFEGVTKFEVFHWEGPLVKVVGDNVTVEGAPAQDISVTGWVLDSVAGDKDLIALNTDGIGISTNSNNVLVENCTVLNQDDCIVVNAGNNIRFRNVHCYGSHGLSFAVGFGSQKYNNSVANVTFEDSFLANGLYGIHFKVSPNGNEGHLQNIVFRNIRLSGIQEDGIYIQQDYGDIGNLGSNMKIHNLTIENVYGSVQGELTRPIHIFCGNHSTCYDWKFSGINIIGGGPSYCNYEPEGFSCN; this is encoded by the exons ATGAGGCAGTTCATAATATTGATTGTGTTATTGTCAAGTACGATCCCCTTTGTATACTCTTCCGTTACTGATGACTGTACTATAACAAAATTCTCTCAAGTTAACACTGTTCTGAGTAGCTGtaagaatataattatttcaaatctcCTTGTGCCTGGCGGAGAACAGCTTTTACTCAATTTACAAAATGGATCCACTCTAACATTTGAAGGTGTCACAAAATTTGAAGTATTTCACTGGGAAGGACCTCTGGTGAAGGTTGTAGGCGATAATGTAACGGTGGAAGGAGCTCCAg CTCAGGATATATCAGTTACTGGCTGGGTCCTTGACAGTGTCGCTGGCGATAAG GATCTTATAGCTTTGAACACGGATGGTATTGGGATATCAACCAACTCCAACAACGTTTTAGTAGAAAATTGCACAGTTTTAAATCAAGATGATTGTATTGTCGTTAATGCAGGTAACAATATAAGATTCAGAAATGTGCACTGTTATGGATCACACGGCTTGAGTTTCGCAGTAGGATTTGGTAGccagaaatataataattctgTCGCTAATGTAACATTCGAAGATTCTTTTTTGGCAAATGGACTCTATGGAATCCACTTCAAAGTATCTCCTAATGGAAACGAAGGTCATctccaaaatattgttttccgTAATATAAGATTATCAG GTATTCAAGAAGATGGGATTTATATCCAGCAAGATTATGGTGACATCGGAAATTTGGGAAGTAATAtgaaaatacataatttgaCTATAGAAAATGTATATGGATCTGTCCAAGGGGAGTTAACAAGAcccattcatattttttgtggtAATCACAGTACGTGTTACGATTGGAAATTTTCTGGAATAAATATTATAGGAGGAGGACCCAGCTATTGTAATTATGAACCAGAAGGGTTCTCGTGTAACTAG
- the LOC130895435 gene encoding polygalacturonase-like, translating to MRQFIILIVLLSSTIPFVYSSVTGDCTITKFSQVNTVLSSCKNIIISNLLVPGGEQLLLNLQNGSTLTFEGVTRFEVFHWEGHLVKVVGDNVTVEGAPGSILDAQGEKYWDGQGGAGGVTKPKFFYIQTTGGSVFRNIHLLNCAHFCVGVGAQDVIITGWVLDSVAGDKDLIALNTDGFGISANSNNVLIENCTILNQDDCIVINSGTNMIIRNLRCYGSHGLSFATGFGSQKYDNLVENITFEDSLLANGLYGIHIKASPNGNEGHIRNIVFRNIKLSGIQEDGIYIQQDYGDIGSLGSNIQIHNLTMENVYGSVQGELTRPIHIFCGNHSTCYDWKFSGIRILGGGPSYCNYEPEGFSCN from the exons ATGAGGCAGTTCATAATATTGATTGTGTTATTGTCAAGTACGATCCCCTTTGTATACTCTTCCGTTACTGGTGACTGTACTATAACAAAATTCTCTCAAGTTAACACTGTTCTGAGTAGCTGtaagaatataattatttcaaatctcCTTGTGCCTGGCGGAGAACAGCTTTTACTCAATTTACAAAATGGATCCACTTTAACATTCGAAGGAGTAACAAGATTTGAAGTATTTCACTGGGAAGGGCATCTTGTAAAGGTTGTAGGTGATAATGTAACAGTAGAAGGAGCTccag gTTCTATATTAGATGCGCAAGGGGAAAAATACTGGGATGGTCAAGGAGGTGCGGGAGGTGTAACAAAACCTAAGTTCTTTTATATACAAACTACTGGAGGATCAGTTTTCAggaatattcatttattaaattgtGCACATTTTTGTGTTGGAGTTGGAGCTCAGGATGTAATAATTACTGGTTGGGTCCTTGACAGTGTCGCTGGCGATAAG GATCTCATAGCTTTGAACACGGATGGTTTTGGTATATCAGCTAATTCCAACAACGTTTTAATAGAAAACTGCACCATTCTAAATCAAGATGATTGTATTGTGATTAATTCAGGTACCAATATGATTATTCGGAATTTGCGCTGTTATGGATCACACGGTTTAAGCTTCGCAACAGGATTTGGTAGCCAGAAATACGATAATTTAGTGGAGAATATAACATTTGAGGATTCTTTGTTGGCTAATGGACTTTATGGAATCCACATCAAAGCATCTCCAAATGGAAACGAAGGGCATATTCGAAATATTGTTTTCCGCAACATTAAATTATCAG GTATTCAAGAAGATGGCATTTATATTCAGCAAGATTATGGTGACATCGGAAGTTTGGGAAGCAACATACAAATACATAATTTGACCATGGAAAATGTATATGGATCTGTCCAAGGAGAGTTAACAAGAcccattcatattttttgtggtAATCACAGCACGTGTtatgattggaaattttctgGAATAAGGATTTTAGGAGGAGGACCCAGCTATTGTAACTATGAACCAGAAGGGTTCTCGTGTAACTAG